One part of the Vitis riparia cultivar Riparia Gloire de Montpellier isolate 1030 chromosome 8, EGFV_Vit.rip_1.0, whole genome shotgun sequence genome encodes these proteins:
- the LOC117919698 gene encoding ABC transporter A family member 1 isoform X2 — MGRQRAQLRAMLRKNWLLKIRHPFVTCAEILLPTVVMLMLIAVRTQVDTKVHSAQPYVRKGMFVEVGKGDVSPSFGQVLELLLAKGEYLAFAPDTKETRMMINLMSIKFPLLKLVTRVYKDELELDTYIRSDLYGTCNQVKNCSNPKIKGAVVFHDQGPLVFDYSIRLNHSWAFSGFPDVKTIMDTNGPYLNDLELGVDAVPTLQYSFSGFLTLQQVLDSFIIFAAQQNEANMVNENIELPSNTSLIKQSWMQFIPSNIKIVPFPTREYTDDEFQSIIKSVMGLLYLLGFLYPISRLISYSVFEKEQKIKESLYMMGLKDEIFHLSWFITYALQFAVTSGIITACTMDTLFQYSDKSLVFIYFFLFGLSAIMLSFLISTFFTRAKTAVAVGTLSFLGAFFPYYTVNDQAVPMILKFIASLLSPTAFALGSINFADYERAYVGLRWSNASSGVNFLACLLMMLLDALLYCAIGLYLDKVLPRENGVRSPWNFPFLKCSWRKRSSIKHEDCSFDFKNDRRKVNFCSNDISGPAVEAISLDMKQQELDGRCIQIRNLHKVYATKKGNCCAVNSLRLTLYENQILALLGHNGAGKSTTISMLVGLLPPTSGDALVFGKNIITEMDEIRKQLGVCPQNDILFPELTVKEHLEIFAILKGVTENFLESAVTEMVDEVGLADKVNTVVGALSGGMKRKLSLGIALIGNSKVIVLDEPTSGMDPYSMRLTWQLIKRIKKGRIILLTTHSMDEADVLGDRIAIMANGSLKCCGSSLFLKHQYGVGYTLTLVKSAPSASIAADIVYRHVPSATCVSEVGTEISFKLPLSSSSSFESMFREIESCMNSVHNSDRSGNEDKYNLGIESYGISVTTLEEVFLRVAGCDFDETECSKQEKLHVLPDSVVSQASPNHAPKQIFHSKPLGKYKIIGVVSTIVERACSLIFAAVLSFINFFSVQCCSCCFISKSIFWEHFKALLIKRAIIARRDRKTIVFQLLIPAVFLLFGLLLLKLKPHPDQQSVTFTTSHFNPLLRGGGGGGPIPFDLSWPIAKEVARYVEGGWIQRFKPTTYRFPDPDKALADAIEAAGPTLGPTLLSMSEFLMSSFNESYQSRYGAVVMDDQNKDGSLGYTVLHNGSCQHAAPTFINLMNAAILRFATLNKNMTIQTRNHPLPMTKSQHLQRHDLDAFSAAVIVNIALSFVPASFAVSIVKEREVKAKHQQLISGVSVLSYWASTYLWDFVSFLLPSSFAITLFYIFGMDQFIGKGRFFPTVLMFLEYGLAIASSTYCLTFSFSDHTMAQNVVLLLHFFTGLVLMVISFIMGLIQTTESTNSVLKNFFRLSPGFCFADGLASLALLRQGMKGGSSDGVLDWNVTGASICYLGVESIGFFLLTLGLELLPPRKFSLFTILEPWRAIKNSWHGTSSYLEPLLESTSETASLDLDEDIDVQTERNRVLSGSADNAIIYLRNLRKVYPGGKHLSPKIAVHSLTFSVHEGECFGFLGTNGAGKTTTLSMLTGEECPTDGTAFIFGKDVCSNPKAARRHIGYCPQFDALLEYLTVQEHLELYARIKGVPGYRMQDVVMEKLVEFDLLRHANKPSFSLSGGNKRKLSVAIAMIGDPPIVILDEPSTGMDPIAKRFMWEVISRLSTRRGKTAVILTTHSMAEAQALCTRIGIMVGGRLRCIGSSQHLKTRFGNHLELEVKPTEVSYVDLENLCRFIQERLFHIPHPRSILSDLEVCIGGVDSITSENASVAEISLSPEMIVMIGRWLGNEERISTLISSTPVSDGVFGEQLSEQLFRDGGISLPIFSEWWLAKEKFSAIDSFILSSFPGATFHGCNGLSVKYQLPYGYISLADVFGHLERNRYQLGIAEYSLSQSTLESIFNHFAANS; from the exons ATGGGAAGGCAACGAGCGCAGTTGAGAGCCATGCTTCGCAAGAATTGGCTTCTGAAAATTCGTCACCCGTTTGTTACTTGTGCCGAG ATTTTGCTTCCTACTGTTGTAATGCTGATGTTAATAGCTGTGAGGACACAAGTTGATACAAAAGTCCACTCGGCACAACC ATACGTTCGGAAAGGGATGTTTGTGGAAGTGGGCAAAGGTGATGTATCCCCTAGTTTTGGACAAGTATTGGAGTTATTGTTGGCCAAGGGTGAGTATTTGGCTTTTGCACCGGATACAAAGGAGACAAGGATGATGATTAACTTAATGTCGATAAAATTTCCTCTACTAAAG TTAGTCACTAGAGTTTACAAAGATGAACTAGAGCTGGACACCTACATAAGGTCTGATCTTTATGGTACCTGCAATCAAGTCAA GAATTGTTCAAATCCCAAGATCAAAGGAGCAGTAGTATTTCATGATCAAGGTCCACTAGTGTTTGATTACAGTATACGCCTCAACCACTCTTGGGCTTTCTCAGGATTTCCTGATGTTAAAACTATCATGGATACAAATGGTCCTTATCTCAATGACTTGGAACTGGGTGTGGATGCTGTCCCTACTCTGCAATACAGCTTCAGTGGATTTTTGACT CTGCAGCAGGTCTTGGATTCTTTCATAATATTTGCGGCCCAGCAAAATGAAGCTAACATGGTCAATGAAAACATTGAACTGCCTTCAAATACTTCCCTGATCAAGCAGTCATGGATGCAATTCATCCCTTCAAACATCAAAATAGTCCCCTTTCCGACTCGTGAATACACTGATGATGAGTTCCAGTCCATTATCAAGAGTGTCATGGGACTACT GTATCTATTGGGATTTCTCTATCCAATCTCACGACTGATCAGCTATTCTGTGTTCGAGAAG gAGCAGAAGATAAAAGAAAGTCTGTACATGATGGGTCTGAAAGATGAGATATTCCATCTCTCTTGGTTTATCACGTATGCCTTACAA TTTGCCGTTACGTCTGGGATTATTACGGCTTGCACAATGGATACACTTTTCCAGTATAGTGATAAATCATTGGTGTTCATCTACTTCTTTTTATTTGGACTTAGTGCCATCATGCTGTCATTTTTGATCTCTACATTCTTCACACGAGCAAAGACAGCTGTGGCAGTTGGCaccctttcttttcttggaGCCTTCTTTCCTTATTACACTGTCAATGACCAGGCTGTCCCTAT GATATTAAAGTTCATTGCATCTTTGCTTTCACCTACGGCCTTTGCACTTGGGTCAATTAACTTTGCTGACTATGAGCGTGCCTATGTTGGGCTTCGTTGGAGCAAT GCATCATCTGGAGTAAATTTTTTGGCCTGTCTCCTGATGATGTTGCTCGACGCATTGTTGTACTGTGCCATTGGTCTTTACCTGGATAAG GTTCTTCCTAGGGAGAATGGAGTCCGTTCGCCATGGAACTTTCCATTCCTGAAGTGTTCATGGAGAAAGAGAAGTTCCATCAAACATGAAGATTGCAGTTTCGACTTTAAAAATGACAGGAGAAAAGTTAATTTTTGTAGTAATGATATTTCTGGACCTGCTGTGGAAGCAATAAGCTTGGATATGAAGCAACAAGAACTTGATGGCAG ATGCATCCAGATTAGAAATCTCCATAAGGTTTATGCTACTAAAAAGGGAAATTGTTGTGCTGTTAACTCATTACGACTCACCTTATATGAAAATCAGATTCTTGCTCTTCTGG gaCACAATGGGGCTGGTAAAAGCACTACAATCTCCATGCTTGTTGGCCTTCTGCCTCCTACTTCTGGGGATGCTTTGGTGTTTGGGAAGAATATCATAACAGAAATG GATGAAATACGGAAGCAATTGGGCGTGTGCCCTCAAAATGATATTCTCTTTCCAGAGTTAACT GTAAAGGAGCATTTGGAAATATTTGCCATTTTGAAAGGTGTAACGGAGAACTTTTTGGAGAGCGCTGTAACTGAGATGGTAGATGAA GTGGGTTTGGCAGATAAAGTTAATACTGTTGTGGGGGCTCTTTCTGGGGgcatgaaaagaaaattgtcCCTTGGGATCGCGCTGATAGGAAATAGCAAG GTTATAGTGCTTGATGAACCTACTAGTGGAATGGACCCATATTCAATGCGCTTGACGTGGCAGTtaatcaaaagaattaaaaagggCAGGATAATATTACTGACCACACACTCCATGGATGAAGCTGATGTACTAGGTGACCGGATAGCAATCATGGCTAATGGGTCTTTGAAATGCTGTGGAAG TTCCCTTTTCTTGAAGCACCAATATGGGGTTGGTTATACTCTTACTTTAGTAAAG tCTGCACCCAGTGCTTCCATAGCTGCTGATATTGTTTATCGCCATGTACCATCAGCAACATGTGTGAGTGAG GTTGGAACAGAGATCTCCTTCAAGCTTCCTCTAtcatcttcatcttcctttGAAAGTATGTTCAGGGAAATTGAAAGCTGTATGAATTCTGTTCATAACTCAGATAGAAGTGGTAATGAGGACAAATACAATCTTGGCATCGAGAGCTATGGTATCTCTGTCACGACGCTGGAGGAGGTGTTCCTGAGAGTTGCAGGATGTGACTTTGATGAAACTGAGTGCAGCAAGCAGGAAAAACTTCATGTTTTACCTGATTCCGTGGTTTCTCAAGCATCTCCTAATCATGCtccaaaacaaattttccaTTCTAAACCTTtgggaaaatataaaattattgggGTTGTGTCTACCATAGTGGAGAGGGCTTGTAGTTTAATCTTTGCTGCAGTATTAAGTTTCATAAATTTCTTCAGTGTGCAGTGCTGCAgctgttgtttcatttcaaagtCAATATTTTGGGAACATTTCAAAGCATTGCTCATAAAGAGGGCAATAATTGCCCGTAGAGACCGAAAAACAATTGTTTTCCAGCTTCTCATTCCTGCTGTATTCTTGTTGTTTGGTCTTCTTTTGCTCAAGCTTAAGCCACACCCTGACCAGCAGTCCGTGACCTTCACAACTTCACATTTTAATCCTCTGCTACGAGGCGGTGGTGGTGGGGGTCCAATTCCATTTGATCTATCCTGGCCTATTGCAAAAGAG GTTGCACGGTATGTTGAAGGGGGGTGGATTCAAAGGTTTAAACCAACTACTTATAGATTTCCTGACCCAGATAAGGCATTAGCTGATGCCATTGAAGCTGCAGGACCAACTTTGGGGCCTACCCTACTTTCAATGAGTGAATTTTTGATGTCTAGCTTTAATGAATCCTACCAGTCAAG GTATGGGGCAGTTGTGATGGATGATCAGAATAAAGATGGGAGTCTAGGATACACTGTGCTTCACAATGGTTCTTGTCAGCATGCTGCACCAACCTTCATTAATTTAATGAATGCTGCAATTCTTAGGTTTGCTACTCTCAACAAAAATATGACGATTCAAACACGCAATCACCCTCTGCCTATGACAAAAAGCCAGCACTTGCAGCGCCAT GATCTGGATGCCTTCTCTGCTGCTGTTATTGTTAATATTGCCCTCTCTTTTGTTCCTGCCTCATTTGCTGTTTCTATTGTAAAG GAACGTGAAGTAAAAGCTAAGCACCAACAGCTAATCAGTGGA GTATCTGTACTTTCGTATTGGGCTTCTACATATTTATGGGACTTCGTCAGCTTCTTATTGCCTTCATCTTTTGCAATAACACTATTTTACATTTTTG GTATGGATCAGTTTATTGGAAAGGGTCGTTTCTTTCCTACCGTCCTCATGTTTTTGGAGTATGGATTAGCAATTGCATCATCAACATACTgtcttacattttctttttcggACCACACAATGGCACAG AATGTGGTTCTCTTACTCCACTTTTTCACTGGACTTGTTCTTATGGTCATCTCATTCATTATGGGGCTCATACAGACAACTGAAAGTACAAATTCTGTTCTCAAG AACTTCTTCAGACTATCACCAGGGTTTTGCTTTGCTGATGGTCTTGCTTCACTGGCTCTTCTGCGGCAAGGGATGAAAGGTGGATCTAGTGATGGTGTCCTGGACTGGAATGTTACTGGTGCCTCTATTTGTTATTTGGGTGTTGAG AGCATAGGTTTCTTTCTCTTGACGCTTGGGCTTGAATTGCTGCCTCCTCGCAAATTCTCTCTATTCACAATCTTGGAGCCTTGGAGGGCTATTAAAAATAGCTGGCATGGAACTTCTAGTTATTTAGAACCCCTTCTAGAATCAACATCAGAAACTGCTTCTCTTGACCTTGATGAAGACATAGATGTACAAACAGAAAGAAATAGAGTACTTTCTGGTTCTGCTGATAATGCAATTATCTACTTGCGGAATCTTCGAAAG GTGTATCCCGGAGGAAAGCATCTTAGTCCAAAAATTGCAGTTCATTCATTGACTTTCTCAGTTCATGAAGGAGAGTGCTTTGGGTTTCTAGGAACAAATGGAGCAGGGAAGACTACAACGCTGTCAATGCTAACTG GGGAAGAATGTCCGACTGATGGAACTGCATTTATCTTTGGCAAAGATGTATGTTCAAATCCCAAGGCTGCCCGTCGGCAT ATTGGGTACTGCCCACAATTTGATGCTCTGCTAGAATATCTCACCGTGCAAGAGCATCTTGAGCTTTATGCAAGAATAAAAGGAGTTCCAGGTTACAGGATGCAGGAT GTTGTTATGGAAAAGTTAGTGGAATTTGATTTGCTGAGGCATGCTAATAAACCATCATTTTCCCTTAGCGGTGGAAACAAGCGCAAATTGTCTGTTGCAATTGCGATGATTGGAGACCCTCCTATAGTCATCCTAGATGAGCCTTCCACAG GTATGGATCCTATTGCTAAACGATTTATGTGGGAGGTCATATCACGTCTCTCAACCAGACGAGGAAAAACAGCAGTAATTCTAACAACCCACAGCATGGCTGAAGCTCAAGCACTATGCACCCGCATTGGAATAATG GTTGGAGGTCGGCTAAGGTGCATTGGAAGTTCCCAACATTTGAAAACGCGATTTGGAAACCATCTTGAGCTAGAG GTGAAACCTACTGAAGTTAGCTATGTAGACTTGGAAAACCTGTGTCGATTTATTCAAGAAAGGCTCTTTCACATTCCTCATCCGAGGAGCATACTCTCTGACCTTGAAGTTTGCATTGGGGGTGTTGACTCCATAACATCAGAAAATGCATCAGTGGCAGAGATCAGCTTGTCACCTGAAATGATAGTCATGATTGGACGCTGGCTAGGCAATGAAGAAAGAATAAGTACACTTATATCTTCAACGCCTGTTTCTGATGGGGTTTTTGGTGAACAATTATCAGAGCAGTTGTTTAGAGATG GTGGTATCTCATTGCCCATATTTTCCGAATGGTGGCTAGCTAAAGAAAAATTCTCAGCAATTGATTCGTTTATCCTATCTTCATTTCCTGGTGCAACATTTCATGGGTGCAATGGGTTGAGTGTTAAATATCAG TTGCCATATGGGTACATCTCGCTTGCTGATGTTTTCGGGCACCTAGAACGAAACAG ATATCAATTGGGTATAGCCGAATACAGTCTCAGCCAATCTACACTGGAAtccatttttaatcattttgcaGCAAACTCATGA